The Methylocella tundrae genome contains the following window.
GGCCTCCTTGCCGGTCTTCTGATCAATCGCCACGACACGGCCGTCAAGCGTGCCAAGATAGACGAATCCGTGCCCCATCGAAATATTTCGAATTTGTGAAGCGTAGAAGCTCTGGCTTGCCACAGGAGCAAGTTTTGGCTGATAGTGCCAGATGGTTTCGCCAGTCGCGCCATTTAGCGCAAAGACATTGTCATTCGCCGCGACATAGTAAAAGACGCCGTCAGCGACGAGCGGCGTCGACAAGAGTCCGCTCGTAATGTCTCCCGGCTGATGAATCCAGGCGACGTGCAGCTTCTGGACGTTCTTGGTGTTGACCTGCTCGAGCGGACTATAGCGCCAGGCATTCCACGTGCGATGATATTCCGGCCAATCATTCGGATTGGCGTTACCGGCGGTAAGCGAATCCGCCGCGCGAGAAGACAGGGCGGCGCCGCACAGCACCGCCAAAGCGGTTCCGCTCGCCAGCGCGAGCCGCCGCAACACATCAAGTCCCATTTGCTTTTGTCCCCTGTTTTGCTCTGCGCCCTGAAGATGCAGCGACGCCTGTCGTCGCATCACCACACATAGGCGAGTTTGAAATATCCGGCGTTGGTCATATCGACGTTGCGCCCCTGCACCGAGTGCGAGTAGCGCACCGTCAGCGACATCGTCGGCGAGAATTTGAACATGACGCCGGCGCCGAGCGCCGTCTCTTCGCTGTGCGGCGCCAGGATGAGGCCGTCGACGACCTGGTAGGCGCTGCTCTGCGTTTGCCAGTCGACCCCAAGGAACGGCTCGAAGATCGTCGGGTTGACCCAGCCGAGACGAGCGTTGAAATGAAAGGTCGTGCCAGCCACGGCCTGTGGCTGGCCGGGCAATGATTGATTCGAACGGATGACGGCGCCAAGATTTCCGGTGAGACTGACCGCCGGCCACTGCGCGTCAAAGAAGATGCTGGAGTAATTCGCCCAGTAGCCATTCGTAACCCTTGGCATGCCGATGGGAAGCTGCAGGAAGTTCTGCACGCCGAGCGTCGAATTCGGCGTCGGCTTGAACCACATCGCAGGACCCGTCAGCGTGTCGCCAATGCCTCTGACGCCATTGCCCGTTCCGGGGCCAGTGACTCCAACCTCAGGCGTGATGACTTCATAAGCGAACCCAATATCGCTGATGCCGGGAAAGCACCAGAAATACACATATTTCGAAAGGCCGACGAACTGATTCTGTTTGCTTCCGTTGATGGCGCCGCCGCTGTTGTTATAGGCCTGTGATCCGATGTTATTTTCGCCATATTGGACAAAAACATTGAAAGGCTTGAAATTGACCGGCAAATCATATTCGTGCGGCCCGATCACCGCGAATGTAATGTTGTCTGCTAGCGCCGGCGTTGCAGCCAAGCCAAACGCCGCCGCCACCGCCGTCAACAGTGGGCTGCGCCGCGCCGTTTTTTCATGACATCCATCATTTCTCGATGTTGCGCGGCATGATGCGCCCGCTTCACTCTTTTCCATGTTCCCTCTCCCCTCTTCCACCGCATTCGAAATGCGGCCTAGATTGCGCCTGACCGGTTTGGTCAACGTCCACCCCACTAAGTGTCGCCGAAGGTTTCATGAACACGCGCTTCATGAAAGAAACAAACCACGCAGCACAATTCTATTTTTTATTATGTCTCTGTTTTACACCAGTTTTTTAGGCTCGCAGCTCCATGACGAGCAGCTTGCGCCGGTATAATGCCGACGCAGTTCTGAGCCGCTTTCAATCTGGTCTTCTGCGAGTCTCACGATGGTCGCGCCGCCGCGCAAACGTCCAGACACGATGTTTGACGCCGGGAATATCGCGTTCCGTATTTATGCCATTTCGCTCATCATCTTCATCGACCCGCATTTAGCCCGGCGCTTATGATTTAGATGCCCGCATGTTTGCGAATCAGCGCATTGACGGCGTTGGCCTTCTCCATCTGCACCATGTGGCCAGCACCCTCGATTACCTCCGCGCGCCAGCCTGCCGGCAGGGAAGATGCGTGAGAGACTGGAATGATCTTGTCGCCTGCTCCCCAGATGACAGCGACCGGCCGCTGCGCTTTCGCCGCCTCTTCCTTCAACACAGACGCCTGCCTGCCGTTGGCGAACAGATTCTTCGCCAGCGCGTCCAACGCCTCGTTGACTCCATCAAGCCGCTTGTATTTGAGGAGGTCGTCGATCAGTTGCCGGCTGACGAGATTTGGATCGTCGAACAGCTGTTCGAGCACGGGCTTCAACTCGCGCCGGGACGAGGAATGGGCGAATCCTTCAATATAGCTGATGTTGATATCCTCACCCAATCCCACCGAGCTGATGAGCGTCAGCGATTTGACAAGTTCTGGATGATCGATCGCCGTCTTCAGCGCTATCGCGCCGCCCATCGAATGCCCAATAACATGCGCGTTGCCGACGCCGACCTTGTTCAAGAAATCAACGAGCGCCTTGGACAAGCCTTCCAGGGAGGGTTCGCTAAGCGTCTTGGTCGATTGGCCATGACCTGGGAGATCGAGCGCATAGACGGTGGCGTTGTCCGCCAGAGCGTCGATATTGAAAAGCCAGTTGTCGAGATCGCCGCCAAAGCCATGCACCAGCACAATCTGCTCGCCGCCCTGCCCACGCTTCGCGTAACGGAGCCTCCCGGCGGCCGTATCGACGAACTCATATTTCGGTCCCGCGTCCTCGGCTTCGTCTTCCCCGGCCGCGGGCGTCACATAGCCGGCTATAAAGGCGTCGATGTCGGCCTCTGGAACCTCGGGGTCCGCGAGCACGGCGAGAAGCGCCTTGACCGGATAGACGGTGTCCTCCCTGCCGATAATGCGGCGCAAAACCCCGGTATCGCCCGCCTCCACCACATTGGTTATTTTATCGGTCTCGACTTCGAGCAGTTCGTCGCCGAGCTTGATCGTCGATCCGGGCTTCTTGAGCCAGCCCGTGACCTTGCCTTCGGCCATCGAAAGCCCCCATTTGGGCATCACCAATGGCTTGATGCGTTCATCCGTCATTACGCTTAATCCTCAGGCTGCCGCCATTTTGTGGACGATGGTCTTCCGGACCGCGGCGGCGATGGCGTCGGCCGTCGGAATGTAGATATCCTCGAGCGTCGGCGAGAACGGCACCGGCGAATGCGGCGCGGTTACCATTTGAGGCGCCGACTTCAACGCGCCAAAAGCGTGTTGCGCCACAAAGGCTGAAACGTCACAGGCGATCGAACAGCGTGGATGGGCTTCATCGACAGCGATGAGACGTCCGGTTTTTTCGACGCTTTCAATAACGGTGTCCCAATCAATCGGCGAGAGCGTGCGCAGGTCAATGACTTCGACCTCGACGCCCTCCCTGGCAAGCTTCTCGGCCGCGTCCCGCGAGCGATGCACCATCAACCCATATGTGACGATTGTCGCGTCCTTGCCCTCGCGGACGATGGCGGCCTCTCCGAAGGGAATCGTGTAGGATTCAACTGGCACGTCGACTTCATGCGAGTAGAGATTCTTGTGCTCGCAAAAAATGACGGGATCATTGTCCCGGATGGACTGGATGAGCAGCCCCTTAACGTCATAGGCGTTGGACGGGCAGACGACTTTCAAACCCGGAATGTGTGTGACGAGCGGCGTCAGCATCTGCGAATGCTGAGCAGCGGCGCGATAGCCGGCGCCAATCATGGCGCGGATCACGACCGGAGTCTCGGCCTTGCCGCCGAACATGTAGCGGAACTTCGCCGCCTGATTGAAGATCTCGTCGAAGCAACAGCCGATAAAGTCGATGAACATGAGCTCGGCGACAGGGCGCATCCCGCACGCCGCGGCGCCGATAGCCGCGCCGACATAGGCCGATTCCGACAAAGGCGTGTCCATGACGCGCGCGCCATGCTTGGCGTAAAGCCCCTTGGTGACGCCGAGCACGCCGCCCCAGGCGTCGTCTTCGCCGGGCGCGCCGGCGCCGCCGACGATATCCTCTCCCATCAAAATGACTGTCGGGTCGCGCGTCATTTCAAGGTCGAGCGCCTCGTTGACGGCCATCTTATAGCTGAGCTTGCGAGCCATGGTCCGTTGTTCCTTTCCTATCAGTACGAGACGTATACGTTGGACATCAGATCCTTCGGCGAGGGCAGCGGCGCGGCTTTCGCGCTGGCCACCGAATCCTCAATGAGGTCCGCCACCTGCTGATCAATCGCGTCGAGCTCCGCATCGCTAATGACGCCTGCCTCCGTCACTTTGGCGCGGAAGATTTTCAGGCAGTCGCGGTTGGCGCGGTTGTATTCATTCTCTCCCTTTGCCTTGTAGGTTTGCGCGTCGCCTTCGAAATGGCCGAAGAAACGAATGACCTCACATTCCAGGAGCGCCGGGCCGCCGCCTTCGCGCGCGCGCTTGATGAGCTCGCCGACCACCTCATAAACCGCGAAAAAATCCGTTCCGTCGGCGACGACGCCGGGAATGCCGAAACCCGCGCCGCGATCGACATAGGATTTCACAGCCGTTCCGTAGTCACGCGACGTCGCTTCCGCGTAGCCATTGTTTTCGCAAACGAAGATGACCGGCAGGTTCCAGACGGCCGCAAGGTTCATGCTTTCGAGAACCATGCCCTGGTTCGCAGCCCCGTCGCCGAAGAAGGAGATCCCGACGCCGCCATCGCCGCGGAACTTCGCCGCCAGCCCGGCGCCGCAGATGAGCGGCGCGCCAGCGCCAAGGATGCCGTTCGCCCCCATCATGCCTTTGGACAGATCCGCGATATGCATGGAGCCGCCGCGGCCCTGACACGAGCCCGTCACTTTGCCATAGATTTCAGCCATCATTCCATGAACGTCGACGCCCTTGGCGATGCAATGGCCGTGGCCGCGATGGGTCGAGGCGATCCGGTCCCGATCATTGAGATGCATCATGATGCCGGTCGCAACCGCTTCCTCGCCTGCATAAAGATGAACGAAGCCGGGTATGTCGCCTTTCGCGAAATCAATGTGCAGCCGCTCCTCGAACTCGCGGATGGTCTTCATCATGCGGTAGGCTTCGAGAAGCCCGGCCTTGTCGATTGGAAAGGGATTGTCGCTCATTTCTTTCTCCGTGATCTTCATTGCGCCGCG
Protein-coding sequences here:
- a CDS encoding transporter gives rise to the protein MAATPALADNITFAVIGPHEYDLPVNFKPFNVFVQYGENNIGSQAYNNSGGAINGSKQNQFVGLSKYVYFWCFPGISDIGFAYEVITPEVGVTGPGTGNGVRGIGDTLTGPAMWFKPTPNSTLGVQNFLQLPIGMPRVTNGYWANYSSIFFDAQWPAVSLTGNLGAVIRSNQSLPGQPQAVAGTTFHFNARLGWVNPTIFEPFLGVDWQTQSSAYQVVDGLILAPHSEETALGAGVMFKFSPTMSLTVRYSHSVQGRNVDMTNAGYFKLAYVW
- a CDS encoding acetoin dehydrogenase dihydrolipoyllysine-residue acetyltransferase subunit, with translation MTDERIKPLVMPKWGLSMAEGKVTGWLKKPGSTIKLGDELLEVETDKITNVVEAGDTGVLRRIIGREDTVYPVKALLAVLADPEVPEADIDAFIAGYVTPAAGEDEAEDAGPKYEFVDTAAGRLRYAKRGQGGEQIVLVHGFGGDLDNWLFNIDALADNATVYALDLPGHGQSTKTLSEPSLEGLSKALVDFLNKVGVGNAHVIGHSMGGAIALKTAIDHPELVKSLTLISSVGLGEDINISYIEGFAHSSSRRELKPVLEQLFDDPNLVSRQLIDDLLKYKRLDGVNEALDALAKNLFANGRQASVLKEEAAKAQRPVAVIWGAGDKIIPVSHASSLPAGWRAEVIEGAGHMVQMEKANAVNALIRKHAGI
- a CDS encoding alpha-ketoacid dehydrogenase subunit beta, producing MARKLSYKMAVNEALDLEMTRDPTVILMGEDIVGGAGAPGEDDAWGGVLGVTKGLYAKHGARVMDTPLSESAYVGAAIGAAACGMRPVAELMFIDFIGCCFDEIFNQAAKFRYMFGGKAETPVVIRAMIGAGYRAAAQHSQMLTPLVTHIPGLKVVCPSNAYDVKGLLIQSIRDNDPVIFCEHKNLYSHEVDVPVESYTIPFGEAAIVREGKDATIVTYGLMVHRSRDAAEKLAREGVEVEVIDLRTLSPIDWDTVIESVEKTGRLIAVDEAHPRCSIACDVSAFVAQHAFGALKSAPQMVTAPHSPVPFSPTLEDIYIPTADAIAAAVRKTIVHKMAAA
- a CDS encoding thiamine pyrophosphate-dependent dehydrogenase E1 component subunit alpha, with amino-acid sequence MSDNPFPIDKAGLLEAYRMMKTIREFEERLHIDFAKGDIPGFVHLYAGEEAVATGIMMHLNDRDRIASTHRGHGHCIAKGVDVHGMMAEIYGKVTGSCQGRGGSMHIADLSKGMMGANGILGAGAPLICGAGLAAKFRGDGGVGISFFGDGAANQGMVLESMNLAAVWNLPVIFVCENNGYAEATSRDYGTAVKSYVDRGAGFGIPGVVADGTDFFAVYEVVGELIKRAREGGGPALLECEVIRFFGHFEGDAQTYKAKGENEYNRANRDCLKIFRAKVTEAGVISDAELDAIDQQVADLIEDSVASAKAAPLPSPKDLMSNVYVSY